The following are from one region of the Francisella opportunistica genome:
- a CDS encoding Abi family protein — MKKTLKGWSSYQEQLRILDSRGMQIADTAKADKYLQNIGYYRLSGYSYVFRQSLDNGEYCFKEQTNFDDVKELYVFDKKLRILVLDAIEIIETSLRSNMSYILGEVDVQAHLNQDFFDLNNSWRKQTFIDLKNKISKNIEDSKKEDFIKHHLDNYDGIPIWVALEVCTFGNLSIMYSLLKPEYAEKIAIEYGFNTKKMFENILKSLSLIRNICSHHGRLWNRQFYSSAQIYPVIKDSSYTSNLRFYYFSIIIDYLLKQILPKTQWKQKLEKLIKNLEKETSLNRGFIKSQIGKK; from the coding sequence ATGAAAAAAACACTAAAAGGTTGGAGTAGCTACCAAGAGCAGCTGAGAATACTTGATAGCAGAGGTATGCAAATAGCTGATACTGCAAAAGCCGATAAATACTTGCAAAATATTGGCTATTATAGGCTTAGTGGTTATTCTTATGTTTTTAGGCAAAGTCTTGATAATGGTGAATATTGTTTTAAAGAGCAAACTAATTTTGATGATGTAAAAGAGCTTTATGTTTTTGATAAAAAACTAAGAATACTAGTTTTAGATGCTATAGAAATAATAGAAACCTCTCTTAGATCTAATATGTCTTATATTTTAGGTGAGGTAGATGTACAAGCACATTTAAATCAAGACTTTTTTGATTTAAATAATAGCTGGAGAAAACAAACTTTTATTGATCTAAAGAATAAGATAAGCAAAAATATCGAAGACAGTAAAAAAGAGGATTTTATAAAACATCATTTAGATAATTACGATGGTATCCCAATTTGGGTAGCTTTAGAGGTTTGTACTTTTGGTAATTTATCCATCATGTACTCACTATTAAAACCAGAATATGCCGAAAAGATTGCAATTGAATATGGTTTTAATACTAAAAAGATGTTTGAAAATATTCTAAAGTCATTATCGTTGATTAGAAATATTTGCTCTCATCATGGTAGGCTTTGGAATAGGCAATTTTATTCTAGTGCTCAGATATACCCTGTTATAAAAGATTCATCATACACATCAAATCTTAGGTTTTATTACTTTAGTATAATTATTGACTATCTTTTAAAGCAGATATTACCAAAAACACAATGGAAACAAAAATTAGAAAAACTAATAAAAAACCTAGAAAAAGAAACATCTCTAAATAGAGGGTTTATAAAAAGTCAAATTGGGAAAAAATAA